One stretch of Arachis duranensis cultivar V14167 chromosome 1, aradu.V14167.gnm2.J7QH, whole genome shotgun sequence DNA includes these proteins:
- the LOC107488784 gene encoding protein FAR1-RELATED SEQUENCE 5-like has product MAVHDGGERGIERHGSTDRDLAVSRFTIREENGSHRATRFTGEDADDGMSGKTLPVEKAEVMDSSAADADIDAEAAVRIVDGIGYFGAIEFSTLTAKDVLMTEFTSLQGAYDYYNEYGRIKGISVRRSKVGHRTKQGAEGEIIWQIFVCSREGERDGKHMQREDRKMDPQPITRCGCEARIKVHVDDAIRRWFVEQLCDNHNHPMLDARFKGLSRSHRAVKEGDLHQINSMRKSGLRVPTIFRAFANQSGGFETVGFEIKDIYNAIEKQRRKYSLAVGKRLENLFWCDGTSCYDYSVFGDVLGFDATYGHNKYKCPLVIFSGVDHHIRTVVFGCAILSNESEGSYVWLLWSFLEAMKGKQSKSAITDGDLTIKSAVSTVFPGAHHRLCS; this is encoded by the exons ATGGCGGTCCACGACGGAGGAGAACGCGGGATTGAACGGCATGGAAGCACAGATCGAGATCTGGCTGTCTCGAGGTTCACAATAAGGGAAGAAAATGGATCACACAGGGCAACGAGATTCACAG GAGAG GATGCTGATGATGGAATGAGCGGCAAAACTTTGCCGGTAGAGAAAGCAGAAGTGATGGATTCGTCCGCCGCAGATGCGGACATAGATGCAGAAGCAGCAGTGAGGATTGTTGATGGGATAGGGTACTTTGGCGCCATTGAATTTTCTACCCTGACAGCCAAGGACGTCCTTATGACGGAGTTCACAAGTCTACAGGGAGCTTATGACTACTACAACGAATACGGTCGCATCAAGGGAATTTCGGTTAGGAGGTCCAAGGTGGGTCACAGAACAAAGCAGGGGGCGGAGGGCGAAATCATTTGGCAGATATTTGTGTGCTCGAGGGAAGGAGAGCGAGACGGGAAACACATGCAGCGGGAAGACAGGAAGATGGATCCTCAACCGATCACGCGGTGCGGGTGTGAAGCCCGGATTAAGGTCCACGTCGATGATGCCATCAGGCGATGGTTTGTTGAACAATTATGCGATAACCATAATCATCCCATGCTGGATGCGAGGTTCAAGGGTCTGTCGCGGTCACACAGAGCAGTCAAGGAAGGCGATTTGCACCAAATCAATTCCATGAGAAAATCCGGGTTGCGGGTGCCGACGATTTTCCGCGCCTTTGCCAATCAGTCAGGAGGATTCGAGACTGTTGGGTTCGAGATAAAGGACATATATAATGCGATAGAGAAGCAAAGGCGG AAGTACTCGTTGGCTGTTGGCAAGAGGCTGGAAAATCTCTTCTGGTGCGATGGTACAAGTTGTTATGACTACAGTGTATTCGGGGATGTCCTGGGTTTTGATGCAACGTACGGTCATAACAAATACAAGTGCCCTTTGGTAATATTCTCAGGGGTGGACCATCATATAAGGACGGTGGTGTTTGGCTGCGCCATCTTGAGCAACGAGAGTGAAGGAAGCTATGTGTGGTTGTTGTGGTCATTTCTTGAGGCAATGAAAGGAAAACAGTCGAAGTCTGCCATCACGGACGGGGATCTCACCATAAAGAGTGCGGTTAGCACAGTTTTCCCTGGTGCACATCACAGGCTGTGTAGCTAG